In the genome of Leptospiraceae bacterium, one region contains:
- the lepA gene encoding translation elongation factor 4 encodes MKDLSLIRNFSIIAHIDHGKSTLADRLLELAKIVDERNKKDQILDTMDIERERGITIKLNSATFEYTSLDGKTYIYNLIDTPGHVDFTYEVSRSLAACEGVLLVIDATQGIEAQTLANFYLALENELEIIPVINKIDLPAANIERCLEQIETTLGLDPNRAIPISAKTGQNVEKILEAIRIYIPPPKGNLHAPLKALIYDSFYNSYFGAVMKVRIFDGSIRKGDEILLMSNQKTYVVSELGIQQLKMIPRNELQAGEVGYIIAGIKSVEDTRVGDTITLAKNPAKEPLPGYKEIKPMVFAGLFPINNEDYEDLKDALLKLKLNDASLIFEPENSVALGNGFRIGYLGLLHMEIIQERLEREFGLALIHTAPSVKYRITLTDGKTVEISNPSEWPDPTKITKKEEPYAKVNVITPQEFIGNIMNLFQEKRGIQENILYIDESKVQMIYLMPLSELIFEFYDKLKSYSKGYASMDYEFVGYRESDLVKVDILVNGDPVDALAMITHRSKAYERARTIIEKLKELIPRHQFQIPLQAAIGSKVIARENISALRKNVLAKCYGGDITRKKKLLEKQKEGKRRMKMIGSVEIPQEAFLALLKTNEEKR; translated from the coding sequence ATGAAAGACTTATCTTTAATTCGTAATTTCAGCATCATTGCGCATATTGATCACGGAAAATCCACTCTTGCAGACCGTTTATTGGAGTTAGCAAAAATCGTCGATGAAAGAAACAAAAAAGATCAAATATTAGACACAATGGATATTGAAAGAGAAAGAGGAATCACCATCAAGTTAAACTCTGCTACTTTTGAATATACATCTCTGGATGGTAAAACTTACATCTACAATTTAATTGATACCCCGGGGCACGTGGATTTTACGTATGAGGTTTCTCGTTCTTTAGCAGCTTGTGAGGGAGTCCTTTTGGTTATTGATGCTACTCAAGGAATAGAAGCTCAAACCTTAGCTAATTTTTATTTAGCTTTAGAAAATGAATTAGAAATCATTCCTGTAATCAATAAGATTGACTTACCAGCGGCAAATATTGAACGTTGTTTGGAACAAATTGAAACCACATTAGGGTTAGACCCAAATAGAGCCATCCCCATATCTGCGAAAACGGGACAAAACGTCGAGAAAATTTTAGAAGCCATTCGAATTTATATACCCCCACCTAAAGGGAACCTTCATGCACCATTAAAGGCTTTGATCTATGATTCTTTTTATAATTCCTACTTCGGAGCTGTGATGAAGGTGCGAATTTTCGATGGAAGCATTAGAAAAGGAGATGAGATACTCCTCATGAGTAACCAAAAAACCTATGTGGTCTCTGAATTAGGAATCCAGCAATTAAAAATGATACCAAGAAATGAATTACAAGCTGGTGAAGTTGGCTACATCATCGCTGGAATAAAATCAGTGGAAGACACAAGGGTAGGAGACACAATCACCTTAGCTAAAAACCCGGCAAAAGAACCACTACCGGGATATAAGGAAATCAAACCCATGGTGTTTGCTGGTTTGTTCCCGATAAATAACGAAGATTACGAGGACCTAAAAGATGCTCTCTTGAAGTTAAAGCTCAATGATGCGTCATTGATTTTTGAACCCGAAAATTCAGTAGCTTTAGGGAATGGATTTCGGATTGGGTATTTGGGACTTTTACACATGGAAATTATCCAAGAGCGTTTGGAAAGAGAATTTGGATTAGCCTTGATTCACACAGCTCCATCAGTAAAATATAGAATAACCCTCACAGATGGGAAAACCGTAGAAATTTCAAATCCATCCGAGTGGCCAGACCCAACGAAAATCACAAAAAAAGAAGAACCTTATGCAAAAGTGAATGTTATAACTCCACAAGAGTTCATAGGAAATATCATGAATTTATTTCAAGAAAAACGTGGCATCCAAGAAAACATTTTATATATCGATGAAAGTAAAGTTCAGATGATCTACTTAATGCCCCTATCAGAGTTAATTTTCGAATTCTACGATAAACTAAAGAGCTACTCAAAAGGATATGCTTCTATGGATTATGAGTTTGTAGGTTATAGAGAATCAGACTTAGTGAAGGTAGATATTTTGGTGAACGGTGATCCTGTCGATGCTTTAGCAATGATCACCCATCGCTCGAAGGCTTATGAAAGAGCAAGAACCATCATCGAAAAACTCAAAGAGTTAATACCACGCCATCAATTTCAAATACCCCTCCAAGCAGCCATAGGTTCAAAAGTGATTGCAAGAGAAAACATTTCCGCCCTGCGAAAAAATGTATTAGCAAAATGCTACGGTGGAGACATCACAAGAAAGAAAAAGCTATTAGAAAAACAAAAAGAAGGGAAACGAAGAATGAAGATGATTGGATCCGTGGAAATCCCACAAGAGGCTTTCTTAGCTTTATTGAAAACCAACGAAGAAAAACGATAA
- the raiA gene encoding ribosome-associated translation inhibitor RaiA, with amino-acid sequence MDIQFHFTNVDSSDALKDHTKRIIDKLTNYFNRLVSVTVRFKVERSEHIVEITINGDGGVFVAEGKSNNMYTSLDVVEKKLQKQIKKHKEKFISH; translated from the coding sequence ATGGATATTCAATTCCACTTCACAAATGTAGATTCTTCTGATGCTCTTAAAGATCATACCAAAAGAATCATCGACAAGCTGACAAACTATTTCAACCGATTGGTTTCTGTAACAGTTCGATTCAAAGTTGAAAGAAGTGAACATATCGTAGAAATCACAATAAATGGAGATGGGGGAGTTTTTGTCGCAGAAGGAAAATCCAACAATATGTATACTTCATTAGATGTTGTAGAAAAAAAATTACAAAAACAAATCAAAAAACACAAAGAAAAATTTATAAGCCACTAA
- the hprK gene encoding HPr(Ser) kinase/phosphatase, with amino-acid sequence MAKVSIKELLEIQELQLEVLAGHDGLNNQISVVDINRPGLALVGFYENFAYNRLQVIGKGEYSYINKCSLSEQINIIRTFLSYPIPAVLFTHNHIPPSCVIDEANQRNVPILKTILSTHEFQMKYFSLMSELLAEEVIVHGVLLDVFGVGLLIQGESGIGKSETAIELIERGHRLIADDVVKIKAVSENTLYGYTIQDIEYHMELRGIGIINIKDIYGIRATRKKIQIDLAVYLEEWKDEKEYDRLGLDENFIEILKVKIPCVSIPIRPGRNIPILIETAAMNFRLKTMGYNLAENFLNKMQNKILSKKDLSNKLE; translated from the coding sequence ATGGCAAAAGTTTCAATTAAAGAATTACTTGAAATTCAAGAACTTCAGCTTGAGGTTTTGGCAGGTCATGATGGTCTTAATAATCAAATCAGTGTAGTGGATATTAACCGACCTGGACTTGCTCTTGTAGGATTTTATGAAAATTTTGCCTATAATCGCTTACAAGTTATAGGAAAAGGAGAGTATTCCTATATCAATAAATGTAGTCTAAGTGAACAGATTAATATTATCAGAACTTTTTTGAGTTATCCTATTCCAGCTGTATTATTTACCCATAATCATATACCACCTTCATGTGTGATTGATGAAGCCAATCAACGAAATGTTCCCATCTTAAAAACTATTCTTAGTACTCATGAATTTCAGATGAAGTATTTCTCTTTGATGTCGGAACTGCTTGCGGAGGAGGTAATAGTTCATGGTGTGCTTTTGGACGTTTTTGGAGTAGGATTGTTAATTCAAGGTGAAAGCGGCATTGGAAAATCAGAAACTGCTATTGAACTTATTGAGAGAGGACATAGATTAATAGCTGACGATGTAGTGAAAATCAAGGCTGTTTCAGAAAACACACTTTATGGATACACGATCCAAGATATCGAATATCACATGGAACTTCGAGGTATTGGAATCATTAATATCAAAGACATATACGGAATCAGAGCTACAAGAAAAAAAATCCAAATAGATTTAGCAGTTTATCTGGAGGAATGGAAAGATGAAAAAGAATATGACCGCTTAGGATTAGACGAAAACTTTATTGAAATTTTGAAAGTCAAAATTCCTTGTGTATCAATTCCCATCCGCCCTGGAAGAAACATTCCCATCCTGATTGAAACTGCTGCGATGAACTTTCGTTTGAAAACTATGGGTTATAATTTAGCAGAAAATTTCTTGAACAAAATGCAAAATAAAATATTGTCAAAAAAAGATTTAAGTAATAAATTAGAATAG
- a CDS encoding HPr family phosphocarrier protein has protein sequence MIVKTLKVNLESGLHARPAAEFVRVASKFRSSVIVEYEGISVNGKSIMGLLMLGLHPGAEIKVIINGDDEKEAFQSIQKLLKSG, from the coding sequence ATGATTGTGAAAACCTTGAAGGTGAATTTGGAAAGTGGATTGCATGCAAGACCAGCGGCGGAGTTCGTTCGGGTAGCAAGTAAGTTTCGTTCTTCTGTTATTGTTGAATATGAAGGCATAAGTGTAAATGGAAAAAGCATTATGGGGCTCCTGATGTTAGGACTGCATCCGGGAGCTGAGATCAAAGTAATCATCAATGGCGATGATGAAAAAGAAGCTTTTCAAAGTATACAGAAACTATTAAAAAGTGGTTAA
- a CDS encoding ATP-binding protein: MLTKTEEVIFQQENNPKEPKEKNFPEEIEKDEKWKQEEDRILLRDIFYVFIVLWLSIFIAEYFFLDKNATPFDRIFGYIMVFLPLGTLNFFLHYLYRNRKIRITGKLRSSLRYRLILAFLLVSIIPAMPIFLLTSGYMESIVAIFFKLDLKGAMDSAERMLEFHEKKYADEFYQEIQKNKNNFIFYIKNINDEIHKKKFKELINTLFNENHDAIYLYDQDNLIKIYGANLFLQKEINKFPESYTTILIDQKKYVLVPLIIDNYFKIIFLKSIYQNFPKEEALYRNVSLLLSQKDRRFEEVIPYNLRLSLAILYLAMILISIIVAIFLARQISYPIVSLAAATRQVTQGNLDTRLEIKSEGEIDILIQSFNSMTEELQTLRSRLLHSLRVAAWQEVARRLAHEIKNPLTPIQLSAERMLRKIEQKNFNEIEKVVSSCSSTIIQQVNVLKHLLEEFSNFTRLPKAKLEPHDIVSLIKESTDLFRNVPGVQIEVRAHPNLPKLLLDKIVFIGMMNNLIKNAIEAIQEKEKTQEHSNYKGIILVSVTLNRKLGRPYVILRIEDNGIGIPDEMKDKIFEPYFSTKENYGSGLGLAFVERAVMEHNARIQVLNSSLGGAEFKIIFPVPVQI, from the coding sequence ATGTTAACTAAAACAGAGGAAGTAATATTTCAACAAGAAAACAATCCAAAAGAACCAAAGGAAAAAAATTTTCCAGAAGAAATAGAAAAAGATGAGAAGTGGAAACAAGAAGAAGATCGTATTCTCTTACGAGACATTTTCTATGTTTTTATTGTTTTATGGTTGAGTATTTTTATTGCAGAATACTTTTTTTTGGATAAAAACGCAACTCCCTTTGATCGTATTTTCGGTTATATCATGGTGTTTTTGCCTCTTGGGACGTTGAACTTTTTTCTTCATTATCTCTATCGAAACCGAAAAATCCGAATAACAGGAAAACTTCGCTCAAGTTTGCGATATAGATTGATTTTGGCATTTTTGTTAGTTTCGATTATCCCTGCCATGCCTATATTTTTGTTAACATCGGGATACATGGAGTCAATCGTTGCTATTTTCTTCAAGCTTGATCTTAAAGGTGCCATGGACTCAGCTGAAAGGATGTTGGAATTTCATGAAAAAAAGTATGCTGATGAATTCTACCAAGAAATCCAAAAGAATAAGAATAACTTTATTTTCTACATCAAAAACATTAACGACGAAATTCACAAAAAGAAGTTTAAAGAATTGATTAATACACTTTTCAATGAAAACCATGATGCCATATATTTGTATGATCAAGATAATTTGATTAAAATATATGGAGCTAATTTATTTCTACAAAAGGAAATAAATAAATTTCCCGAAAGTTATACGACAATCTTGATAGATCAAAAAAAATATGTTTTAGTTCCTTTGATTATTGATAATTATTTTAAAATCATTTTTTTAAAATCAATCTATCAAAATTTTCCAAAAGAAGAAGCTTTATATAGGAATGTAAGTTTATTGCTTTCTCAGAAGGATCGGCGTTTCGAAGAAGTTATACCTTATAACCTTAGGCTCAGTTTGGCAATACTATACCTTGCAATGATTTTGATTTCAATCATAGTTGCGATCTTTTTAGCAAGGCAGATTTCTTATCCAATTGTGTCTCTTGCAGCTGCGACTCGTCAAGTGACGCAAGGAAACTTAGATACTCGCTTGGAGATAAAGTCGGAAGGTGAAATAGATATATTGATTCAAAGTTTCAATAGCATGACGGAAGAGCTCCAGACCCTTCGAAGCCGTTTGCTGCATAGTTTGAGGGTTGCAGCATGGCAGGAAGTAGCAAGACGATTAGCACATGAAATCAAAAATCCATTAACCCCTATTCAACTCTCTGCAGAACGAATGCTACGAAAAATTGAACAAAAAAACTTCAACGAAATCGAAAAAGTTGTAAGCTCCTGCTCATCCACCATCATTCAACAAGTGAATGTTTTAAAGCACCTACTTGAGGAATTCTCGAACTTTACAAGGTTACCCAAAGCAAAATTAGAACCTCATGATATTGTTTCACTTATAAAAGAATCGACAGATTTATTTCGAAATGTCCCTGGAGTTCAAATTGAAGTTCGTGCCCATCCAAATCTACCCAAATTGTTATTAGACAAGATCGTATTCATTGGAATGATGAATAATCTCATCAAAAATGCAATCGAAGCCATCCAGGAAAAAGAAAAAACCCAAGAACATTCAAACTACAAAGGGATTATCCTTGTATCAGTTACTTTAAACAGAAAATTGGGAAGACCTTACGTAATTCTTCGAATAGAAGATAATGGAATAGGTATTCCTGATGAGATGAAAGACAAGATTTTCGAGCCTTACTTTTCCACTAAAGAAAACTACGGAAGTGGTTTGGGGCTTGCTTTTGTCGAAAGAGCTGTGATGGAACATAATGCACGCATACAAGTTTTGAATTCAAGTTTAGGGGGAGCAGAGTTTAAAATCATATTCCCAGTTCCGGTCCAAATATGA
- a CDS encoding sigma-54 dependent transcriptional regulator, which yields MKHKIYLVDDDKNIRLSIKEILEEEGYEVQVFSSGKACLKQLEKERPSVVFLDVWLNKEDGIEVLKEIRKLYSSLPVIMISGHATIELAVQATKIGAVDFLEKPLSIGAILEKLDQVLQVKTTPLKEIKLEHDEIIGTSEQILKVKQAIAQAAKTNARVFIYGENGTGKELVAKMIYKNSDRKDKPFVDINCAAIPEELIESELFGHEKGAFTGAFERRIGKFEQANGGTLFLDEICDMSLAMQAKVLRVIEEQQLTRIGGTEKISIDVRIIAATNIDPLQAIKEGKFREDLYYRLNVIPIVLPPLRDRVSDIPLLLDFFLKKTIEAHKLPPKVFTNSAIELLTQYSWPGNVRELKNIVERLAILSEENEIDIDDVQNSLFNFIQDKDEDFPGLDLKSARREFERNYIIKALKQFEKNISKTAKFLGMERTHLHKKIKSLNIKIEDI from the coding sequence ATGAAACATAAAATCTATTTAGTTGATGATGATAAAAATATTCGTTTATCCATAAAAGAAATCTTAGAAGAAGAAGGATATGAAGTTCAAGTCTTTTCGTCGGGGAAGGCGTGTTTAAAACAATTGGAAAAAGAACGTCCTTCGGTTGTGTTTTTAGATGTTTGGCTAAATAAAGAAGATGGGATTGAAGTTCTAAAAGAAATCCGAAAGCTTTATTCTTCACTTCCCGTAATCATGATCTCTGGTCATGCAACGATTGAATTGGCGGTTCAAGCAACGAAGATTGGAGCTGTGGATTTTTTAGAAAAACCCCTTTCGATTGGAGCAATCTTAGAGAAGCTTGATCAAGTCTTACAAGTCAAGACTACGCCTTTAAAAGAAATCAAGCTTGAGCATGATGAAATCATTGGAACCTCAGAGCAAATCCTAAAAGTTAAACAAGCCATAGCTCAAGCTGCAAAAACAAACGCACGCGTGTTCATATATGGAGAAAATGGAACAGGAAAAGAATTAGTCGCAAAAATGATTTATAAGAATTCTGATCGTAAAGATAAACCTTTTGTAGATATCAACTGTGCTGCAATTCCTGAGGAACTCATAGAAAGTGAACTTTTTGGACACGAAAAAGGAGCATTTACTGGAGCTTTTGAAAGACGTATAGGAAAATTTGAACAAGCTAATGGAGGAACGTTATTTTTGGATGAAATCTGTGATATGTCTTTGGCTATGCAAGCAAAAGTGCTTCGCGTGATCGAAGAACAGCAGTTAACACGCATTGGTGGAACAGAAAAGATTTCGATTGATGTTCGAATCATCGCAGCTACAAACATCGATCCATTGCAGGCTATTAAAGAAGGCAAATTCCGGGAAGATCTTTATTATCGTTTAAATGTCATACCAATAGTTTTACCACCCCTTAGAGATAGAGTGTCCGATATTCCTTTATTATTAGACTTTTTCTTGAAAAAAACAATAGAAGCACATAAATTACCGCCCAAAGTATTTACAAACTCCGCTATTGAACTACTTACTCAATATAGCTGGCCTGGGAATGTGAGGGAACTAAAAAACATAGTGGAAAGACTCGCTATTTTATCAGAAGAAAATGAAATCGATATCGATGATGTTCAAAATAGCCTTTTTAATTTCATTCAAGATAAAGATGAGGATTTTCCTGGTTTGGATTTAAAAAGTGCCCGTAGAGAATTCGAAAGAAATTACATCATCAAAGCCCTCAAGCAGTTTGAAAAAAACATTAGCAAAACTGCAAAATTTTTAGGAATGGAAAGAACCCATCTTCATAAAAAAATTAAAAGCTTAAATATCAAAATCGAAGATATATGA